The following DNA comes from Erigeron canadensis isolate Cc75 chromosome 3, C_canadensis_v1, whole genome shotgun sequence.
taatttaaatattcttagctaatatatctataatacccttaaatgtcaaccacttattttcttactctccttaaatctcaatcacttatttttttctctctcccccataaatcattttattcatctaatttattcaaaatcttttatctcaaaaacagtatatcgataaattataaaaattgtatgggtgttcttaaaatttcatgctctttcattagagatgtcattcgatatactttcgatgaatttttaaatgtgagggcggaacccgtacagataaagcatttggctatcacactctatgacttatcatctcccatgacctatcacccctaccatctcaccgttTCAACGCGCGAGCACTTTCCCTCgtattatataaaatactatcttataaagcattttgctacctaaattacccctctttttattcactaatttaaacatctctacctaatataactataataccattaAGGCCGGTGCCAACCCCGGCGTGGGGTACTCGGCGTAAATCGTTCCTCCTCTTCCTGCGCTGGCATAATGCTCGGCATGCCCAATTCCTTGAACTCCTCTTCCCCGCACCGCCGAGTGAGGAAGAACGGTGGTGGGGTTGGTttgtgtatttttgttttttaaacggttattaaaaaaaaaacactcactttatttaaaataccattatcaaactaaacaaacacattctattattaaacaaacacattacattactgtaaagataacacataattaaaaagatgGTACTTGATAaaaacacaacaacaacaacaacatgacccaatccctgcgcggggtatgggggaggtaagctgtagacagtcgtacctctacacaaaggtagagagactgcttccatagggacctccgacCACAAATGAGTGCAAGgcggaaaatgagaaatgtttagaaaatcatacctgtctgccgagaatctgaaaagaagaaatacctgtctgctgggtccggctactatACGGGTCAAACGTTTATCAAtcatgcgtcctaccgatatcttagaaacatgtttgacaatacaaatacaaatacgaaatacaaataatgataatacaaatacaatacaaatacttgataaaaacacaaaatacataataatgatacgattactcttcatcgtcatcatctttgattgacatttttcctaagcCACGGTAAGCGCTTTCGttgagccaccacttgtcgtgttgcgcGCATTTGACTTCATCCATTATTTTGTTTTCTCTAcaattgtcgtggtacgattcggcccaagtgcattggtcacccaacTTGTGACCGGCCTCAAAAACACCACAAAACACCCTCTTGACCCTTTTGATCTCATCCTGCGGAAACAAAGAATATGTCTCTTCATGTTTCGATACTTTGTGACCTGGTGCTTGTATTGCCTCAACCTTTTGCTCAGTGACTTTGTATAAGAATGAAAATTGGAAGTGATGAAACTGAATTGTGCTCTTGGTTGGTATTTATAGACTTACAATCCAACTAGCCGTTTAaggactgaaagtgtaaatgttttgaatttttggccgtttgagggactgaaagtgtaagTTTTTTGAATTCGAATGTtggagggactgaaagtgtaaacTATTTGAATTCTGAACTTTGTGGAGCGTATTTTATCTTTACCTGTATAAATAATGGCTTCTTAACAACCATTTCTGATCAAACCacaaacttttatacatcttaaatgACTTTTTCATCAAATGTTTCATACCGAAAAACACCAATGGCTATCGATCAAGTGCAACagagtatcatggctgatatccttgACCACCAAAGGTTCAAAGAGGAACTTGTTGCAGTTGGTCGAAAACTAAAGGCGAAGAAGCAATGGTGTGGAGAACAGATCGATTATATACAAACTAGGTATTGTACTGATCTTGaatgtcaatactttacttatttgcaggggaagatcGACAAGATTGAAATTGCTATGGAACAACTTGCTTATGCGGTCATCAACATGGACCATTTGATCATAACTGCCAAAGCAGTTTATGAGATGAAGAAATTAGTTTGTATTTTAATAATGTGTTCTTTGAACTATTATGTTATATCTTTCTCTCTAATAAGTTTGTAGTGTTTCTAAATTTTGAATAAAAgtctgtttttattaaattaaaaagtagGCATTACAATACATAGAACAAAGTAGGCATTACAATACATAGAACAAAgttaactaaaataataaaacacacttaattaaaatactaaaatcagacttaattaaaatactaaaatagaCTTAATTCAAACGAAAGTGGGAAACTGTGATAAGCTCCATGAAACAATGTTCGTATCTGAAGCCCCTCCCATAATTCCAAGTTTCCAATGGTACTCCTGATGCGCTGTCGCGTAGAGCAACTGATCAGATTGCCTCTGTGCATTCAACCTCGTATAGTTTGCCTCAAACAACTTACATTCATTGTGAATTTTGTTGAAGTGACCTAGTAGTTGAGATTTGGTCCGTGGACCTTCAGTCGTGCGCCTGTTGAAGCTTTCAGATATGTGGGTACAAGTTGTTTGGCTTGGCCTTGAGGTAACCACTTCACATTCTTGTATCCAACACCTGCATAACAAAAGGCCTTCGGATTCAGTCCACATTCGCCTCgccattttaaaattaaatggtTTGAAGAAGATAAAACTGAGTTGAAAGAAGTTGATTTGATATGAAATGGCTGTGTGAAGGTGAATATAAATATAGGGGtacaaaaaaaaaccaaaaaaaaaacaaaaaagcctACTAGCCGTTATTTTCAAATATTCgaattaatttttgaattttttaaatgaGCAACGGTCATCAGTAAAGCGGGTCCCACATACCGAATATAATAATGaaagtttagggtttattttttaattatataattttgtaaaatataaaataagaataaataaaagttgaggaaGATATGAGGAAGAGGCAAGAAAGAGATAGGGTTGATAGTGAGTAGGAAGAGGTGATTTAAGcagagagaaaaactgatgtgaTAGTGAGTAAGAGTCAGAAAGAGCTGCAGGGTTGACAGAGAcctaaatctcaaccattcatttttctctctcacctcaaatctcaaccacccctttttttctctctcttctccataaatcattttattcttttaattcattcaaaatctgttatctcaaaaatcgtatattgataaattctaaaaaaattgtatgggtgttcttaaaatttcatgctatttcattagagatgtcattcgatatactttcgacgaatttttaaatccgagggcatccgtacggttaaggcatctGACTATCATACtgtatgacttgacctatcacctgtaccatctcaccgccgtaacgTGCGGACACTATATCTCatagtatataatatagtatagatatatgttaAAGAAGAATTGAAGGCATTTCAAGACCAAAGCATGACAAGACAACCTCTTTGGTTCATgctatatttttatattctcaCACTTGCATCATGCTTCaagaaaatatgaaagaaaaatcaACAACAGCACacgttaaaagttaaaaccaaaaaaaggaaaagtttTACTTTTCAAGTATATTGCAAGAAGTGGGTGGAATGCAGAAAAATAAGTAAACATGTTCTTTTAAAAAGGAAACCATCAAAGCTTTGAAGACAAGCATTATCATCTGTGCTTGAATTTGGATAGGGTTAATATAtcttttaacatatattaaaagagaaactTTAAATAGAGAAACTTTAAATAGCAACATAAAGTAATCTTTACCTTTCATtaaattttcatctttattcTCCACCCTTAGATCATATTGCTTACATCATCTTTgactaaatttttaaaaaagataatatttcCAACTTCAATTAATTTGCTTAAACTAAAACACAATATTAATTACACTTTCAAATGTTTTTCAGAATTAATAATATTCATCTTCTTGTATTCTTAACAGTTCGACTTTTATTCTTAAGCCTTTTTAATCGTGAGCTCATGTCACAAACATATCTTCAAAAATGagaatttttatagtttaaagaTTGATATTctaaaagaatatatttttttatatggttcTCTCGCGTTTTACGCGGGTTATGATCTAGTTAGAGGCCTAACCAAATACCTTAAACTTAAGTTAATGCAACAATTTCCATATATAATACTTGAATTTCAATCTACAGAGAGCCAAttggaaaaaaatttgaaaaaaatccaggtttatcaagaaaaacaacaacaaaaaaattacTTCAATTCACTTCATATCAGGGACGGATCTAGCATGGGGGCAATGTGGGCAACTGCCCCACTCTAATTTTGGtaaaatgaagattttttttaCGAATTTATTTGGAATTTTAATGCTTGAAATCTGAAAGTTGTGACCGAAATTTTTTACAGTTGAGAAATGGAGAAGATAGACAAAGTAAAagagatgatgttgatatttgTCTTCTTGTCATTTATTTACAATTAAccactattgttttattatgtttacACTTTTTCTCCTTAAATTgatagtatatgtatatttggttTTGGAACTCTAAatcaaaatatttgatttatcTTATCATAGTTTATACAATATGTTTTGGTAAAATCCAAATCATAACTATCTTAATCAAACATTCAAATATATGCAATGAACTTCTCACTCTTAAAATGTATATGAAAAAATGATAGCATACACGTTTAACAATCTTTATCTACTGTACTATCATGATATTAGTTTGAGTAGTGAATTAGTGGTTATCGACTTCAATGTCATGATGGTtttgaaatattattaatattatttaattcaTACTAGTTTGTGGCTTCATTTAGCTacaatttcatttttgtttctAAAGAACTAACTTTGGAGTAAAGATTTACTAGGTTGACTATTAGGCACTCTAAAATATTGGTGGGATATGGATTTACAAGTTTAATAAGTACATCTTTTGACAAACTCGGTCTCACCATCAAATACAAGTCGTACAACTAAGTATGACATACAACTTCAATATGTGCCCCCGCGTAAAAACAattctggctccgtccctgCTTCATATTACATGTATTCAGTTCACATACAAAACAAATGAATGTTATTACAAGACAAAACAAGTGAATCATGCTCACTCATTTCTCTTTTTGAAAGGTgaacataaaatattttattaaaaacttagttaaaagaataaaagttaCACCAATTTACACCAAAATTGAACCAAAGAAATAGATAAACATCTAGAAACAAAGACACAACCAGTTAGAGGTATCAATTCATGACGACATTGTCATGGACTTGTAAACACGACATTACATActcacttatttatttattctattaGAATTTTTTCACTCCAAAATAACTTTCGTCACATTAGGTTTGAAAAAACTTGTTAGGTTAGATAAAATGAGGGGGGACAGAGTGGAGGTCGGTATGACCAATTTGTGGCTCGAAACCGTCGGCTACACCACCGCCACCTATGAATTTATGGGCTAGCGAGTTGGTGGGAGGGTAATATACCCGCTGGTGATAAATGGAGAGAGAGTGTGGGCCCCATGTCTTGTGAATGTTGCAGCccatctaaataaaaaaaaaaggaagtttTTCCCCTCCTTTTTATCTTCTtccatctttcttttcatttaccCCATCaaacaaaaccccccttttcTTCTCTTCCATGGATCCAAGGAAGCCAAAAAATGGTGTGGGTGGTGGACGAGGACGTATTCCAGTGAATCGGACACCATTCAATCCCCCGAATCAAGACAATATGCCACCACCGAGAGCTTCAATCCCACAACAATATCAAAATCGAATCCCACACCGAATTCGACATCAAATTCCCCAACCTCAACCTTACTATCCACAACTGTTGTATTCACAAGGTTACGTTTACGGTCCACCGCCGCCGGCTATACATTCATATGTTATTGAGCAAACCGCTGAAGTCGAATTCGACCCgtttaataaataagaaaaaaaaagaagaaagaaaaaaaaataatttgggaGGGTTGGAAATTTATCGACCGTCAGTAAAAAAGGTTAGGAGAGTTGATTGGGAGAGTTGAAAGGTTAACTTGAGTTGGAGagattttattgattgattttGGAAGAGTTGATAAATTTATCCCTTTCCACTCCGCCCGTCACAATGAAACCCATTATTATGACCTCGTCATTTTATGTTCAAACAAGAGTTAAATATCATTTCTCaatcattatcattaattattattaataatcatACACAATATAAAGTACTTCAAAAAAgcactataataataataaatgagcCAAACATTCGTGTGTATCCTTGAAATCGAAAAGCAGCCCACACCCCCAAGCTAGCATCTTTGTTTGCATTTGCACCAcaccaaccaaacacaccccaacaAACActccttttcctttcttttcctttccaaTCAAACATTCTCGATTCAATCAAAACCCAACAACCAAAGATTTCTCATTCTCAATCCCTTTCTTTTCCCACTCATTCTTTCATTTCAGtactaaaaaagaaataaaaaagaaacaatgcCACCGATTGAAAAGCCTCCACCGGTCATCGGAAAGATCGGCTATTACACCGTCTTTGTTACCCCTAAATCTTCACCTGATCCACCCCCGGTTCAGCCGCCTCCGGTTCATTATGACAAAACCCCCGGTTCAAAGTTTGGTTTCTTTTGGGATGCCATTTCCACTCTTCAAAATGGTACCCTTTTGCGTTTTTCTAATTTACTTAGAAAATTATGGTGGAAAGTTTATTACTTTTACCTTCAGTAAAGCAgtaatttatttttcttcttatcttatcttttataaatttttatttgctttttgggttttttcttttgagttttATCTGAAATATACTTAGATTGAATATTCtatttgtaataatataatTGATATGATTATTGGTTGAAGTAATTATGACCCAAAagtgtttattattttttgtcatatatataaatgtgataCATACATCTATGGTTGTTTTATGTAtaaactttattaatttttttttgtgttacaGTGCATTCAAGTTTGGATGACTATTTAGCACATTGGTTTGGGCTAAATCAGTCGAAATACCAATGGGCTTTGGATGATTATTACGAAAACGAGAGCTTGGTAAGTTCTTGTCTTTAGTTTAAGTTTTCCGATACAATGTTTCTTGATACAAACAAGATACGCTTTATATAGTTATGCTGTCATTTGTTGTTACTTTGCATTTCTTGCTTGGCGTTGTTCGGGGTTGGTCCAACATTGCTCTTAAATGaccttaattttatttatacaaaatatacCGTTAATTACAAAGTAAATTTGTTGTAAGTCGTCGACTTGTATATCCAAAGAGTATAATTACGTTAACTTTTCCAATGGCaatatgtgatgatatgaatAGAACTAGAAATGTAGAagacaaatataatatcatttgAGGATATGTGAAAATATTGACTCACTTTTttatgatgatattatattgtCTCGTTGCATTGTTCTTTACAATTTTACCAAGGACTAATACACTTTTTCTAAGTCAATATGTACAAGGGATCATGAGTGAAAACAATGCATGAGTGGTATAGATAACATTGGAGAAGGATTAGATATTGCTAAAGCATTTTAGTTGCTTCTAGCGTGTTCTTGACCCTCTCTTGGTGatgtttatttgtaattttttagtgGGTATCTTTGTAACCCGTCCTTGAAATGTCTCCCTTTTAGCCGTACATGTAACTCTTCTATTTGGAGGCTGCGTTCTACCCTTGGGTAGGGCTGTCTACATATTACTACTTCCACCATATTCTGCACACTGTGAAattgggtattgttgttgtATTCAACTGCTTTGTGGTATACAGTTATGATGTGGCATTCTATATCCCATCTTTTGTAGTTCTTGATTATCTGCCTTGGTTTGACTCTACTGATTGTTGTATCTTCTGgttgatctttgatttttgtgtGACATTTTGAACCTCAGGAGAAGGCTGAcacaaaagctaaaaatatatCTGCCACCACACAAAGTTTATAACTGATTCTCGATGTAGGTAAGCTGTTTTGAACTTTCTGATTCACCTAAGCTTAGTATTGGTCTATTGGATGATTAGCAAGAATACCAACAACGATCTTTAATAGCAAATTGGCAGAGTTCTTCCAGTATTTCATTTGAAAACAATCCGGTGACAAGCTATAATTTGGAATGCCCTACTAAAATGACTGAAATTATCACATATTCATTAATATAGGAACGTTAAAGCGTTAATAAGGTTTcccttaatttatttatatattttacatttttttttttgtatgataGATTTTGAGCATGGGGGTCCATTTGGAACATTTT
Coding sequences within:
- the LOC122593243 gene encoding uncharacterized protein LOC122593243, giving the protein MPPIEKPPPVIGKIGYYTVFVTPKSSPDPPPVQPPPVHYDKTPGSKFGFFWDAISTLQNVHSSLDDYLAHWFGLNQSKYQWALDDYYENESLEKADTKAKNISATTQSL